One genomic window of Stigmatella ashevillena includes the following:
- a CDS encoding hydrolase, whose translation MSPTPRDVPALLDPSNCVLVLIDFQPQMAFGVKSIDGQLLVNNVTGLAKAAKVFKVPTILTSVAEKTFSGPTFAQITEVFPQEPIIDRTTMNTWEDKRVVDAIKKTGRKKIVLAGLWTEVCIAFPALDALREGFEVYVVADACGGTSQVAHDLAIQRVAQAGGTPITWLQFLLEMQRDWARQETYDPVNAIVKQHGGTYGAGITYAKAMLGASANEGKR comes from the coding sequence AACTGCGTCCTGGTGCTGATCGACTTCCAGCCGCAGATGGCGTTCGGCGTGAAGTCCATCGATGGCCAGCTGCTCGTGAACAACGTCACGGGCCTGGCGAAGGCCGCGAAGGTCTTCAAGGTCCCGACAATCCTGACCTCGGTGGCGGAGAAGACCTTCAGCGGCCCCACCTTCGCCCAGATCACCGAGGTCTTCCCCCAGGAGCCGATCATCGATCGGACCACGATGAACACCTGGGAGGACAAGCGGGTCGTCGACGCCATCAAGAAGACGGGCCGCAAGAAGATCGTTCTCGCCGGGCTCTGGACGGAGGTCTGCATCGCGTTCCCCGCGCTCGACGCGCTCCGGGAGGGCTTCGAGGTCTACGTCGTGGCAGACGCCTGCGGCGGAACGAGCCAGGTGGCCCATGATCTCGCGATTCAGCGGGTGGCTCAGGCGGGCGGCACGCCCATCACCTGGCTCCAGTTCCTCCTCGAGATGCAGCGGGATTGGGCGCGCCAGGAGACGTATGATCCGGTCAACGCCATCGTGAAGCAGCACGGGGGCACGTATGGGGCCGGTATCACCTACGCCAAGGCGATGCTCGGCGCGTCGGCGAACGAAGGGAAGCGATAG
- a CDS encoding amidohydrolase, translated as MSTANLILKNGRFFTGDARKANASAAAITDGRFSILGSEQEVMAQKGPATQVIDLEGRTVIPGLIDSHIHTIRGGLNFNLELRWDGVPSLADALRKLRAQAQRTPPPQWVRVVGGWNEFQFAERRMPTLEEINAAAPETPVFILYLYGMALLNGAALRAVGYTRDTPNPPGGEIQRDRHGNPTGLLIAKPNAAILYSTLAKGPKLSYEDQLNSTRHFMRELNRLGLTSVIDAGGGFQNYPDDYKAVEELHQQGLLSVRIAYNLFTQRPKQEIEDFRKWTAMVRPGQGDAFYRMNGAGEMLVFSAADFEDFLEPRPDLASSLEDELETVVRHLAEHRWPFRLHATYDESITRFLDVFEKVNRDVPFQGLRWWFDHAETITPRNLERTRALGGGIAIQDRMAFQGEHFIARYGADAAAHSPPIRRMLDLGIPVGAGTDATRVASYNPWVSLYWLVTGKTLGGAALYPASNRMSREEALRLYTQGSAWFSGEDQEKGTLSEGKLADFAVLSADYFSVPEEEIKQLQSVLTVVDGKVVYGSGKFGPLAPPLPPVSPGWSPVAASGDLPGASASPAHAHAHAHSHVHAHSHVHAHPFTPPPSLWGSGSGCDCFVF; from the coding sequence ATGAGCACCGCGAACCTCATCCTCAAGAACGGCCGTTTCTTCACGGGCGATGCACGCAAGGCGAACGCCTCCGCGGCCGCCATCACAGACGGCCGGTTCTCCATCCTCGGAAGTGAGCAGGAGGTCATGGCCCAGAAAGGACCCGCCACCCAGGTCATCGACCTCGAGGGCCGCACGGTCATTCCGGGGCTCATCGACTCTCACATTCACACCATCCGGGGCGGGCTGAACTTCAATCTTGAACTTCGCTGGGATGGGGTTCCCTCGCTCGCGGATGCGCTGCGCAAGCTCCGCGCGCAGGCGCAGCGGACGCCTCCGCCGCAGTGGGTGCGGGTGGTCGGCGGCTGGAACGAGTTCCAGTTCGCCGAGCGGCGGATGCCCACGCTCGAAGAGATCAACGCCGCGGCCCCCGAGACGCCGGTCTTCATCCTGTATCTGTATGGAATGGCGCTCCTGAATGGGGCCGCGCTGCGCGCCGTGGGCTACACCCGGGACACGCCCAATCCCCCGGGGGGCGAAATCCAGCGCGACCGGCACGGCAACCCCACGGGCCTGCTCATCGCCAAGCCCAACGCCGCGATCCTCTATTCGACCCTCGCCAAGGGGCCGAAGCTCTCCTACGAGGATCAGCTCAACTCGACCCGCCACTTCATGCGGGAACTCAACCGCCTGGGGCTCACGAGCGTCATCGACGCGGGCGGCGGGTTCCAGAACTATCCCGACGACTACAAGGCCGTCGAGGAGCTGCACCAGCAGGGGCTGCTCTCGGTGCGGATCGCCTACAACCTCTTCACCCAACGGCCCAAGCAGGAGATCGAGGACTTCCGCAAGTGGACGGCCATGGTCCGCCCAGGGCAAGGCGATGCCTTCTACCGGATGAACGGCGCGGGCGAGATGCTGGTCTTCTCCGCCGCCGACTTCGAGGACTTCCTTGAGCCCAGGCCCGATCTGGCCTCTTCGCTCGAGGACGAGTTGGAGACGGTGGTCCGCCACCTCGCCGAGCACCGTTGGCCCTTCCGGCTGCACGCCACTTACGATGAGTCCATCACGCGCTTCCTGGACGTCTTCGAGAAGGTGAACCGCGACGTGCCCTTTCAGGGGCTCCGCTGGTGGTTCGACCATGCGGAGACCATCACTCCCCGGAACCTGGAGCGCACCCGAGCCCTCGGAGGGGGCATCGCCATCCAGGACCGGATGGCCTTCCAGGGCGAGCACTTCATCGCCCGCTACGGCGCGGATGCCGCCGCCCACTCCCCTCCCATCCGGCGCATGCTCGACCTGGGGATTCCCGTGGGCGCGGGAACCGATGCAACGCGCGTGGCCAGCTACAACCCATGGGTTTCTCTGTACTGGCTGGTGACGGGAAAGACGCTGGGCGGCGCCGCGCTGTACCCCGCCTCCAATCGGATGAGCCGGGAAGAAGCGCTGCGACTCTATACGCAGGGAAGCGCCTGGTTCTCCGGTGAAGATCAGGAGAAGGGCACCCTCTCCGAGGGCAAGCTCGCGGACTTCGCGGTGCTCTCCGCCGACTACTTCTCGGTACCCGAGGAGGAGATCAAACAGCTCCAGTCGGTCTTGACCGTGGTGGACGGAAAGGTCGTCTACGGCTCGGGCAAGTTTGGCCCCCTGGCGCCTCCCCTGCCCCCTGTGAGCCCCGGCTGGTCTCCGGTCGCGGCCTCCGGAGACCTACCGGGTGCCTCCGCCTCTCCGGCCCACGCGCACGCCCATGCGCACTCCCACGTTCACGCGCACTCCCACGTCCACGCGCACCCCTTCACTCCCCCGCCCTCGCTCTGGGGCAGTGGGAGCGGCTGCGACTGCTTCGTGTTCTGA
- a CDS encoding antibiotic biosynthesis monooxygenase: MEVLKIDGTATEPVKIVLERRIKPGAQPAFEQWLKTLMKTAALHPALQGSSVFKAGEGDYFILLRFESQSALSHWQSLPEVVELLRAGEAHATPLEQPVVRTGLETWFTVPGMPAKSVPPKWKMALVTWLALLPQALILGSLMPKTLPRLVAVSLSTAIPVAALTWFIMPRLTGLLSRWLYGPVNR; encoded by the coding sequence ATGGAAGTGCTGAAGATCGACGGGACGGCCACCGAGCCCGTCAAGATCGTGCTGGAGCGGCGCATCAAGCCCGGTGCGCAACCGGCCTTCGAGCAGTGGCTCAAGACACTGATGAAGACGGCGGCCCTGCACCCGGCCTTGCAGGGCTCGAGCGTGTTCAAGGCGGGCGAAGGGGACTACTTCATCCTCTTGCGCTTCGAGAGCCAGAGCGCCCTCTCGCACTGGCAGTCGCTGCCCGAAGTCGTGGAACTGCTCCGGGCCGGTGAAGCGCATGCCACCCCGCTGGAACAACCGGTCGTCCGGACGGGCCTGGAAACCTGGTTCACGGTGCCGGGGATGCCCGCGAAGTCGGTGCCTCCCAAGTGGAAGATGGCCCTCGTGACGTGGCTTGCCTTGCTGCCCCAGGCGCTCATCCTGGGCTCGCTGATGCCCAAGACCCTGCCTCGCCTCGTGGCGGTCTCGCTCTCAACCGCCATTCCGGTGGCGGCGCTGACCTGGTTCATCATGCCCCGCCTGACCGGGTTGCTCTCGCGGTGGCTGTACGGCCCCGTGAACCGCTGA
- a CDS encoding LysR family transcriptional regulator, producing MFDAITLDQLRTFVAVVDEGSFSAAGRKLRRVQSAVSHAMANLETQLGVQLWDRSTKIPTLTEEGSVLLTAARRICSDVDAFKRTAEGLVGGLEPSISLAVDVILPTRALVDLCREFAVKFPTVQLRLYTDTLSAVSSLVLDGVCQIGVVGPAAQTQGLERQHISTVRLVPVAAKHHPLAQIQGPVATQVLSEYVNIVLSERGGTRPTADQGLLSTNVWRVADLHTKHAFLRAGLGWGNMPEHLVQEDLASGRLVRIRPAAWGEDNWLLSLSIVHRPDLSKGPATRWLLERMAELCLRDIGPPQLSP from the coding sequence ATGTTCGATGCCATCACACTGGATCAGCTCCGCACCTTCGTCGCCGTCGTCGACGAAGGCAGCTTCTCGGCGGCGGGGAGGAAACTCCGGCGAGTCCAGTCCGCGGTCAGCCATGCCATGGCGAACCTCGAGACCCAGTTGGGCGTCCAGCTCTGGGACCGCTCGACCAAGATTCCCACGCTCACCGAAGAGGGCAGCGTGCTGCTCACGGCCGCCCGGCGCATCTGCTCCGATGTCGACGCCTTCAAGCGGACAGCCGAGGGGCTCGTGGGCGGGCTCGAGCCCAGCATCTCCCTGGCGGTCGACGTCATCCTGCCTACGCGCGCGCTCGTCGATCTGTGCCGGGAGTTCGCGGTGAAGTTCCCCACCGTGCAGCTTCGCCTGTACACGGACACGCTGTCCGCGGTGTCGTCCCTGGTCCTCGATGGCGTCTGCCAAATTGGCGTGGTGGGCCCGGCCGCGCAGACGCAGGGGCTCGAACGCCAGCACATCTCCACGGTGCGGCTGGTCCCCGTCGCCGCCAAGCACCATCCCCTCGCCCAGATCCAGGGGCCGGTGGCCACCCAGGTCCTCTCCGAGTACGTCAACATCGTGCTGAGCGAGCGCGGAGGCACCCGCCCGACGGCGGATCAGGGCTTGCTCTCCACCAACGTCTGGCGCGTCGCGGACCTCCATACGAAGCACGCCTTTCTCAGGGCCGGCCTGGGCTGGGGCAACATGCCGGAGCATCTGGTCCAGGAGGACCTCGCCAGTGGCCGCCTGGTGCGCATCCGGCCCGCGGCCTGGGGCGAGGACAACTGGCTCCTCTCGCTGTCCATCGTGCACCGGCCGGATCTCTCGAAAGGCCCCGCCACACGGTGGCTGCTGGAGCGCATGGCGGAGCTGTGCCTGAGGGACATCGGTCCACCGCAGCTGTCCCCCTAA
- a CDS encoding DUF5953 family protein — MSVFPDELGIIVYAPTLGGDDKRPLAIVHGMESALRGLRLNWTYSEKEEFIALPHRDEWVVADRTDNGFPFICNDDRSRPVTITGWENPNGLAAGGAPHLEVHGSLHLDAATISAAAGVVAAIGEGARGFWGHATPFNAAVEIAEQTAPTLAGPPSPPRGLPALKLSRDIRSPETPHRLGWLNYWSAAAARAIGFPDLARDTDLLSRARRTETGGWVVQLTEMPLDLDNPAHLDALKRAYERFPQIGGRDSP; from the coding sequence ATGTCGGTCTTTCCTGATGAACTTGGCATCATTGTTTATGCACCTACGCTCGGAGGCGATGACAAGCGCCCCCTCGCTATTGTTCATGGTATGGAAAGCGCGCTTCGCGGTCTGCGGCTGAATTGGACGTATTCCGAGAAGGAAGAGTTTATTGCATTGCCTCACCGCGATGAGTGGGTTGTGGCAGACAGGACTGACAACGGGTTCCCGTTCATTTGCAACGATGACAGAAGCCGCCCAGTGACGATTACTGGCTGGGAGAACCCGAACGGGCTCGCGGCAGGGGGAGCGCCGCATTTGGAAGTTCATGGTTCACTGCACCTGGACGCCGCCACCATTTCAGCGGCGGCGGGTGTGGTGGCTGCCATTGGGGAAGGCGCTCGCGGTTTCTGGGGCCATGCAACGCCGTTCAACGCGGCGGTGGAGATCGCCGAACAGACGGCGCCAACATTGGCCGGGCCACCTTCCCCACCCCGAGGGCTGCCAGCACTCAAGCTTTCGAGGGACATTCGCTCGCCTGAGACTCCACATCGCCTGGGATGGCTGAATTATTGGTCGGCCGCTGCCGCACGTGCCATCGGGTTCCCGGACTTGGCGAGGGACACGGACCTGCTTTCACGGGCGCGGCGCACGGAGACAGGCGGGTGGGTCGTGCAGCTCACGGAGATGCCGCTCGACCTAGACAACCCCGCCCACTTGGACGCGCTCAAGCGGGCCTACGAGCGCTTCCCCCAGATCGGCGGGCGCGACTCTCCGTGA
- a CDS encoding DUF6310 domain-containing protein, with translation MIGAVVVAAAIQEGIDAYKRDAARERAKPKAQTRAASAQEPVAKREPKPEGLGRDWLPPVTSDSSERPECRPVPVPHAGGNDPHNDCADLLPQNDFQGWDVLVNGKQFDALVLATRTLWDIKTDNFEKHNQHSQQFFARVKLSELQREKRLAEACGYRFFVGVRSVAHKAAIKRLDPNLDVVVMDWC, from the coding sequence GTGATTGGCGCTGTGGTGGTTGCAGCAGCCATCCAAGAGGGGATCGATGCTTATAAACGGGACGCAGCCCGTGAGCGCGCGAAGCCCAAGGCTCAGACACGAGCAGCCAGCGCGCAGGAACCCGTGGCGAAGAGAGAGCCCAAGCCAGAAGGGTTGGGTCGGGATTGGCTACCACCTGTAACATCCGATTCCTCGGAACGCCCGGAGTGTAGGCCCGTCCCGGTGCCGCATGCGGGCGGCAATGACCCGCACAACGACTGCGCCGATCTCCTTCCGCAGAACGACTTCCAGGGATGGGATGTGCTTGTTAATGGCAAGCAATTCGACGCGCTGGTACTTGCTACGCGGACTCTATGGGACATCAAGACTGATAATTTCGAGAAACACAACCAGCACTCCCAACAGTTTTTTGCCCGAGTGAAGTTGTCGGAATTGCAACGTGAGAAAAGGCTTGCGGAGGCTTGTGGGTATAGGTTTTTCGTTGGCGTGCGAAGTGTCGCTCATAAGGCTGCTATTAAGCGGCTGGATCCCAACCTTGACGTCGTAGTGATGGACTGGTGCTAA
- the ndk gene encoding nucleoside-diphosphate kinase — MAIERTLSIIKPDGLKSHVIGKVISRFEEKGLTPVAIRLQQLSQAEAEGFYAVHKARPFFKDLVSFMISGPVVLMVLQGENAVLANRDLMGATDPKKADKGTIRADFAKSIDQNTVHGSDSLENAKNEIAYFFRETEIHA; from the coding sequence ATGGCCATCGAGCGTACGCTGTCCATCATCAAGCCGGACGGACTGAAGAGCCACGTCATCGGGAAGGTCATCTCCCGCTTCGAGGAGAAGGGCCTCACGCCCGTCGCCATCCGCCTGCAGCAGCTGTCCCAGGCGGAAGCCGAAGGCTTCTACGCCGTCCACAAGGCGCGGCCGTTCTTCAAGGACCTGGTGTCCTTCATGATCTCTGGCCCCGTGGTGCTGATGGTGCTGCAGGGTGAGAACGCCGTCCTCGCCAACCGCGACCTGATGGGCGCCACGGACCCGAAGAAGGCCGACAAGGGCACCATCCGCGCGGACTTCGCCAAGAGCATCGACCAGAACACGGTGCACGGCTCGGACAGCCTGGAGAACGCGAAGAACGAGATCGCGTACTTCTTCCGCGAGACCGAGATCCACGCGTAG
- the sucD gene encoding succinate--CoA ligase subunit alpha translates to MSILVNHNTKVLCQGITGSAGSFHSKQMLEYGTKLVGGVTPGKGGTDFEGKVPVFNTVADAVKQTGANTSVLFVPPPFAADSIMEAADAGISLIITITEGIPVNDMVRAKRYLEGKPGVRLIGPNCPGVITPEAKCKIGIMPGHIHKPGRIGVVSRSGTLTYEAVYQLTQLGLGQSTAVGIGGDPVNGTNFVDVLKLFNADPETDAVIMIGEIGGTAEEDAAKYVASEFTKPIAGFIAGQSAPPGKRMGHAGAIISGGQGTAAEKMKAMEAAGFLMAASPAELGTTLQEAVKRGPPKKR, encoded by the coding sequence ATGAGCATCCTCGTCAATCACAATACGAAGGTCCTCTGCCAAGGCATCACGGGCTCGGCCGGTTCGTTTCACTCGAAGCAGATGCTGGAGTACGGCACGAAGCTCGTCGGCGGCGTCACCCCCGGTAAGGGCGGCACCGACTTCGAGGGCAAGGTGCCCGTCTTCAACACGGTGGCGGACGCGGTGAAGCAGACCGGCGCGAACACCTCGGTCCTCTTCGTTCCGCCGCCCTTCGCGGCCGACTCCATCATGGAGGCCGCGGACGCGGGCATCTCCCTCATCATCACCATCACCGAGGGCATCCCCGTCAACGACATGGTCCGGGCCAAGCGCTACCTGGAGGGCAAGCCCGGCGTGCGCCTCATCGGGCCGAACTGCCCGGGCGTCATCACCCCCGAGGCCAAGTGCAAGATCGGCATCATGCCGGGCCACATCCACAAGCCGGGCCGCATCGGCGTGGTGTCCCGCTCGGGCACGCTGACGTACGAGGCCGTGTACCAGCTCACCCAGCTGGGCCTGGGCCAGTCCACCGCGGTGGGCATCGGCGGTGACCCGGTCAACGGCACCAACTTCGTGGACGTGCTGAAGCTGTTCAACGCCGACCCTGAGACCGACGCGGTCATCATGATTGGCGAGATCGGCGGCACGGCGGAGGAGGACGCCGCCAAGTACGTGGCGAGCGAGTTCACCAAGCCCATCGCGGGCTTCATCGCCGGCCAGTCTGCCCCCCCGGGCAAGCGCATGGGCCACGCGGGCGCCATCATCTCCGGCGGTCAGGGCACGGCCGCGGAGAAGATGAAGGCCATGGAGGCCGCGGGCTTCCTGATGGCCGCCAGCCCCGCCGAGCTGGGCACCACGCTTCAGGAAGCGGTCAAGCGCGGGCCCCCGAAGAAGCGCTAA
- the sucC gene encoding ADP-forming succinate--CoA ligase subunit beta, with amino-acid sequence MKIHEYQGKELFRKYGVPTPRGILALSPNEAEAAAKELATPVVVVKAQIHAGGRGKGGGVKLAKSPAEAKTLAQSILGMKLKTIQTGPEGQTVHKVYIEEGLAIGQELYLGVTLDRATSRITFMASREGGVEIEEVAAHHPEKILREAVDPAVGFLDFQGRKLAFGLGLSGPTVNKFVQFCAALYKMYTETDAALVEINPLVILKDGGVVALDAKVTFDENALFKHKELLNYRDLAEEEPRETQAKEFDLAYIALEGNIGCMVNGAGLAMATMDTIKLVGGSPANFLDVGGGASKEKVTAAFKLILADPAVKAVLVNIFGGIMKCDIIAEGIIAAAKEVQLKVPLVVRLEGTNVEKGKQLLSTSGLAITPADNLRQAAEKAVAAIK; translated from the coding sequence ATGAAGATCCACGAGTACCAGGGCAAGGAACTCTTCCGGAAGTACGGCGTCCCCACTCCCCGGGGCATCCTCGCGCTCTCGCCCAATGAGGCAGAAGCCGCGGCCAAGGAGCTGGCCACGCCGGTCGTCGTGGTGAAGGCCCAGATTCACGCAGGCGGCCGTGGCAAGGGCGGCGGCGTCAAGCTGGCCAAGAGCCCCGCCGAGGCGAAGACGCTGGCGCAGTCGATTCTGGGCATGAAGCTGAAGACCATCCAGACCGGCCCCGAGGGGCAGACGGTCCACAAGGTCTACATCGAAGAGGGGCTCGCGATCGGCCAGGAGCTGTACCTGGGCGTGACGCTGGACCGCGCCACCTCGCGCATCACCTTCATGGCCTCCCGCGAGGGTGGCGTGGAGATCGAGGAAGTGGCCGCCCATCACCCGGAGAAGATCCTCCGCGAGGCGGTGGACCCGGCGGTGGGCTTCCTGGACTTCCAGGGCCGCAAGCTGGCCTTCGGCCTGGGCCTCTCCGGCCCCACGGTGAACAAGTTCGTCCAGTTCTGCGCCGCGCTCTACAAGATGTACACGGAGACGGACGCGGCGCTGGTGGAGATCAACCCGCTCGTCATCCTGAAGGACGGCGGCGTGGTGGCGCTCGATGCGAAGGTGACCTTCGACGAGAACGCGCTCTTCAAGCACAAGGAGCTGCTCAACTACCGCGACCTGGCGGAAGAGGAGCCCCGCGAGACGCAGGCCAAGGAGTTCGACCTGGCCTACATCGCGCTGGAAGGCAACATCGGCTGCATGGTGAACGGCGCGGGTCTGGCCATGGCCACCATGGACACCATCAAGCTGGTGGGCGGCAGCCCGGCCAACTTCCTGGACGTGGGCGGCGGCGCGAGCAAGGAGAAGGTGACGGCGGCCTTCAAGCTCATCCTGGCCGACCCGGCGGTGAAGGCGGTGCTCGTCAACATCTTCGGCGGCATCATGAAGTGCGACATCATCGCCGAGGGCATCATCGCGGCCGCCAAGGAGGTCCAGCTCAAGGTCCCCCTCGTGGTGCGGCTCGAAGGCACCAACGTGGAGAAGGGCAAGCAGCTCCTGAGCACCTCGGGCCTTGCCATCACCCCGGCGGACAACCTGCGCCAGGCCGCGGAGAAGGCCGTGGCGGCGATCAAGTAG
- the sdhB gene encoding succinate dehydrogenase iron-sulfur subunit: MDTAQPSTVSSQTITFRIWRQDGPGGESHYDEFRIPYHKGANVVSCLMEIQRNPVTVQGKKVAPVVWDAACLEEVCGSCAMNINGRVRMACSALVDKLEQPITLEPLKKFPIIRDLTVNRDRMFEALKRVKGWIPVDGTHNLGPGPRQSPKDHATMYVLSTCITCGSCLEACPQVTLGNDFVGAAAISQARLFNMNPTGKLNAEERVRSLMGPGGVQDCGKAQNCVKVCPKEIPLTSSIAAMNREVTKVVIKDLFFKDEESKGHAGPG, translated from the coding sequence ATGGATACCGCACAGCCGAGTACCGTCTCCTCCCAGACCATCACCTTCCGCATCTGGCGGCAGGACGGCCCTGGGGGCGAGAGCCACTACGACGAGTTCCGCATCCCGTACCACAAGGGTGCCAATGTCGTTTCCTGCCTGATGGAGATCCAGCGCAACCCCGTCACCGTGCAGGGCAAGAAGGTTGCCCCGGTGGTGTGGGACGCCGCGTGCCTCGAAGAGGTCTGCGGCAGCTGCGCCATGAACATCAACGGCCGGGTGCGCATGGCCTGCTCCGCGCTGGTCGACAAGCTGGAGCAGCCCATCACCCTGGAGCCGTTGAAGAAGTTCCCGATCATCCGCGACCTGACGGTGAATCGCGACCGGATGTTCGAGGCGCTCAAGCGGGTGAAGGGCTGGATCCCCGTGGACGGCACCCACAACCTGGGGCCGGGCCCGCGCCAGTCGCCCAAGGATCATGCCACGATGTACGTGCTCTCCACGTGCATCACCTGCGGCAGCTGCCTGGAGGCGTGCCCGCAAGTCACCCTCGGCAATGACTTCGTGGGCGCGGCGGCGATCAGCCAGGCGCGGCTCTTCAACATGAACCCCACCGGCAAGCTGAATGCCGAGGAGCGCGTCCGGTCTCTCATGGGGCCGGGCGGCGTGCAGGACTGTGGCAAGGCGCAGAACTGCGTGAAGGTGTGCCCGAAGGAAATCCCGCTGACCAGCTCCATCGCGGCGATGAACCGCGAGGTGACCAAGGTCGTCATCAAGGATCTCTTCTTCAAGGACGAGGAGAGCAAGGGGCACGCCGGTCCAGGCTGA
- the sdhA gene encoding succinate dehydrogenase flavoprotein subunit, with product MAAAARFTVVGGGLAGLMTTIKLAEAGHQVDVLSVVPVKRSHSVCAQGGINGAVNTKGEGDHPDIHVMDTLRGGDFLAEQVSVKGMCYAAPGVIYMLDRMGVTFNRTSEGLLDFRRFGGTLHHRTAFAGATTGQQLLYALDEQVRRYEAEGKVTKYEFWEWLGTVKDESGRCIGSVALDLRTMEIRTFPAEAVCLATGGPGIVFGRSTNSIINTGTAAGRAYLEGAIYANGEFIQVHPTSIPGEDKLRLMSESVRGEGGRVWVPRKKADTRSPKDIPESERWYFLEEKYPKYKNLVPRDVATREIFTVCRDLGLGIGGRDGVYLDVTHIPAKTLDAKIKGVMEIYEKFVGDDPRNTPMVIFPGMHYSMGGLYVSFDADPRTFTPAEGSPKNQATNIPGLYAAGEADYAFHGANRLGANSLLSCIYSGMIGGPAMAAYAKNNAQSAAAKSDKHFNDAKKYWDERFADIKKMAGPENPYQIAKELGDVMTENCTVVRYNDRLKKTIEKVRELKDRWKNVNVLDTGNVANRSLSYTNQVWNMLELGEVIATSALLRDESRGAHYKPDFSLPEPKSKDPREDAGWMELWQKRHEKWAKTTMAKHAPEGPQISYEDVATPVLKPEPRWYA from the coding sequence ATGGCAGCAGCAGCGCGGTTCACGGTGGTCGGCGGTGGTCTCGCCGGACTGATGACGACGATCAAGCTGGCCGAGGCGGGGCACCAGGTCGATGTGCTCTCCGTGGTGCCGGTGAAGCGCTCGCACTCGGTGTGCGCTCAGGGCGGCATCAACGGGGCGGTGAACACGAAAGGGGAGGGCGACCACCCCGACATCCACGTGATGGACACGCTGCGGGGCGGCGACTTCCTTGCCGAGCAGGTGTCCGTCAAGGGCATGTGCTACGCGGCCCCCGGCGTCATCTACATGCTGGACCGCATGGGGGTGACGTTCAACCGCACCTCCGAGGGCCTGCTGGACTTCCGGCGCTTCGGCGGCACGCTCCACCACCGGACGGCCTTCGCGGGCGCCACCACTGGCCAGCAGCTGCTCTACGCGCTGGATGAGCAGGTGCGCCGCTACGAGGCCGAGGGCAAGGTCACCAAGTACGAGTTCTGGGAGTGGCTCGGCACGGTGAAGGACGAGTCCGGCCGGTGCATCGGCAGCGTGGCGTTGGACTTGCGGACGATGGAGATCCGCACCTTCCCGGCGGAGGCCGTGTGTCTGGCCACGGGTGGCCCCGGCATCGTCTTCGGGCGCTCCACCAACTCCATCATCAACACGGGCACCGCCGCGGGCCGCGCGTATCTGGAAGGCGCCATCTACGCCAACGGCGAGTTCATCCAGGTGCACCCCACCTCCATCCCGGGCGAGGACAAGCTGCGCCTGATGAGCGAGTCGGTCCGTGGCGAGGGCGGCCGTGTCTGGGTCCCGCGCAAGAAGGCCGACACGCGCAGCCCGAAGGACATCCCCGAGAGCGAGCGCTGGTACTTCCTCGAGGAGAAGTACCCCAAGTACAAGAACCTGGTGCCGCGCGATGTGGCCACGCGCGAGATCTTCACGGTCTGCCGCGACCTGGGCCTGGGCATCGGCGGCCGCGACGGCGTGTACCTGGACGTGACGCACATCCCCGCCAAGACGCTCGATGCGAAGATCAAGGGCGTGATGGAGATCTACGAGAAGTTCGTGGGGGATGATCCGCGCAACACGCCGATGGTCATCTTCCCGGGCATGCACTACTCCATGGGCGGCCTGTACGTGTCCTTCGACGCGGACCCGCGCACGTTCACCCCGGCCGAGGGCAGCCCGAAGAACCAGGCCACCAACATCCCGGGCCTCTACGCCGCGGGCGAGGCGGACTACGCCTTCCATGGCGCCAACCGGTTGGGCGCCAACTCGCTCCTGTCCTGCATCTACTCGGGCATGATCGGTGGCCCTGCCATGGCCGCCTACGCGAAGAACAACGCCCAGAGCGCCGCGGCCAAGAGCGACAAGCACTTCAACGACGCGAAGAAGTACTGGGACGAGCGCTTCGCGGACATCAAGAAGATGGCGGGCCCCGAGAACCCGTACCAGATCGCCAAGGAGCTGGGCGATGTGATGACGGAGAACTGCACCGTCGTGCGCTACAACGACCGGCTCAAGAAGACGATCGAGAAGGTCCGCGAGCTGAAGGACCGCTGGAAGAACGTCAACGTGCTGGACACGGGCAACGTGGCCAACCGGTCGCTCTCCTACACCAACCAGGTGTGGAACATGCTGGAGCTGGGCGAGGTGATCGCCACCAGCGCGCTCCTGCGAGACGAGAGCCGCGGGGCCCACTACAAGCCGGACTTCTCCCTGCCCGAGCCGAAGTCGAAGGACCCGCGCGAGGACGCCGGGTGGATGGAGCTCTGGCAGAAGCGCCACGAGAAGTGGGCGAAGACGACCATGGCGAAGCACGCGCCAGAGGGGCCGCAGATCTCCTACGAGGACGTCGCGACGCCGGTTCTGAAGCCGGAACCGCGCTGGTACGCGTAA